TCTCCTCGTCAAAACTATCGTCCGCCTGTGCCTTATTCTGAGGATTCAAACAAATGTAGTCAAATCTGTTGGTATAAAAATGCTATCAACTAGAAGTCTGTGTTATGGCAGAAATTCTAAATCTGTCGTAGAGCACAGTTGGAAAAACTTTATGTTCATTCCATCCAGTTCATCTGTATGTACAttttatgttgatgtttttcattgaatgaaacttcattttctttatcatttatcaATAAATTGCGATGTTAAATGGCCATAATTACAAACCACAtcataaacataataaaaccCAGTAGAGTCACTCACCATCTCATTCAGGTAACAGTCTATGTAGTCTCTCTGGTCCGAAGGATCCCAGTTCTGTTTGTGCTCTTCAAGCTCGACCCTTATAAAGTCCCCCACTTCACTCCAGATGTGCTTGACCTTCTGATGTGGCCCCGGCAAACGTCTCATCAGCAGAGGAAACGAGTTGTAGAGCTGCACAGTAGAACGAGAACATTGAAAAATATTTGCTTTCCATATTTACCAAACTACTTCATATTACAAATCCGCCCTGGTGCAGCCTGTTCCATGTTGTGAAGAGGTTTTCTATTAATGTGAAGACGTGTGCCCAAACAGAGCCACTGGCCTGCTTTATAATGAGAaatatatcacaaaaaaaagcACATGATAGGTTTTGATCACTAGATATTAAATGTGGTACCTGTGCCCAGATGGAGGCTTCGATCTGGAAGCCTTTTCCTATCAGCTTCAACATTTTCATGAAGGTCTCATCACTGTACTCGAAGCGATGACCAAAAACCAGGAAGCAGATGATGTTGGAGATGGCATTGTTGATGGTTAGGTGTGGATCGAAGGGCTTGCCTACACCATGGAGCAGGAAATTATATCTAACATGCATGTGTTCATTATTAACGGGCCGCTGTGTGGCAACCACTCACCCTTGTTGTCACTGAACTCCTTTGCACAATGTGTAAATTCATCACGGATAACAGGTTCAAGTGACCTCTTGCCCAGTCCAAAATGCCTGAGGGTTGAAAGTGCAAAACGTCTTTGCGGCCTCCAGATGTGACTCTCGCTGAATACGAGACCTAACAGGACATATGCAGAGTTTAACAAACTTCTTTAATATTCAAAAGGAGTGTCAAAATTCATAAAGAGAGCATACTTCGACCTAAACCGTTATTAAAAACCAAAATTATAAAATTTTACCAAAAAGTGTAAATTCAACCTCCCTGGATGATTATTCACAGGAATTGCAATACCAGTGAATTGAATATacaagctctgtgtgtgttgttgttttgtaagTGTGGGTGTTCGCGTGCACTGTGACCGCTCACCTAGTCCATTGCATGATTCCACCGGCAGAGGGAGGGCAGGTCGCTCTGCCAGGCTGTCTCCCTGAGTCACCAGAGCTTCTTTCAGAACCTCATACCTATTCAACACCACCATCCACTCAGAGCCCATTCTCAGGCTGAACACGTCCCCATATCTTCTCCCTAACTGTGAGGAGGTTTGAGAGACAAGGTTGAGCATTGATGCTACCTGATACAACAGATACCAGAGGGACAAATCCTATCATTGGTTGACTCACCTCTGTCAGACTCTCGTGAGTCCTGCTGTGGTCCACGGTGAATATGTTGCCTACAACAGGAAGTGCCCAGGGTCCTGGAGGGAAGCTTGCCGGCCGACGGTTCTTGATATAATCTGTGGTGAGGAGGAAAACTGCCAAGAAGAGCAGCAGACTTTTCACATCCCAGTCAACGTAGGATCCAATCACAGAGAAGATGGAATCCATTCTGTAAGAGCTGACTTCAACCGTTCTTTAGACTTCCACTCTCCAGAGACAGCAGGCTGATGTGTTTTTAGACGCCCCCTCCTGTCTGCTGGGAGGCGACAGCTTACTGGACTCAgtatggtggctctgacagctcaacgaacagcaagttaagaaaacacatgcaagttgacaaaacacaagcaaagtaagaaaacatcttcatcaagttcacaacacaacacaacacattacagaaacgcgcagcaaatagacatacgtgctgcaaatagacacacgcgcagcaaatagagaagAACCGACAACGGCAGTGTTTctagaggacagctaaaagtgatgaaCACTGCTGCcgcaggagacacaaaaacgtccaatacaccatacaaattCGGGTCCACACAGGGTTCGGtcacccgcggctctggagccgaatgcggctctcagcccctctgcagtggctgtactgtacagtgttgtgcatatgtttcgcgaacgcttaacttaacgaatcagttttcatattattgaCGTGAACGTCACggtgaacgtgagtgaacgtcaattttttttttaatcatcatcgtatcaggccctcatgaaataccaggagcgggcgagtgtgtggctgtgtgtgcgcgtgtgtgcgtgtgtgtgtgtcccggcgctccgaccccgcccactcgctcggagagaaccacagtgagctctgagaactgaagatggtccgatcaagagacatgccgtcttctcctgttaaactgaataaacagcgcaACAAGCAagaccctgtttgtgaggaaatgtattgtccatagtgtgcAGGAGTAttaaacctttactatcaaaagagacattttgccccctcttctgagcaaGTTGGCGGGGTCGAAGCCCAGGGGCCGGTCCGCCCGCTAAACAGAGACACACCCgcattcggctccagagccgcgggtaaccgacccctgtgtggaaccgaatttatattgtgtattggacgtttttgtgtctcctgtggcagcagtgttcgtcacttttagctgtccttctggaaacacttccgttatcgtttcttctctatttgcagcgagtTTGTCTACTTGCAGCGCAGTTcactatttgcagcgcgtttgtctatctgcagcgcgtttgtctatttgctgcgcgtttctgtaatgtgttgtgttgtgttgtgaacttgatgaagatgttttcttactttgcttgtgttttgtcaacttgcatgtgttttcttaacttgcatgtgttttcgcatgttgctgttcgttgagctctccaAGGTCAAATCTAACACTGATAACTTATTATGTTAACTGCAAAAAATTATCTTTTCCGTGAGaaaaacatattattattattataagaacTGATATGCAGAGAGAAGACTTAAATCACCGATACATGTTACTTGCAGGTGGGTTCACTAAGGTAAGAACTCTAGATACTGAGTTTTATCACTTATGTTGAGTTGCTTGCAAAGGTGGCCAGTTGCAGTGtgcacacagcacagcacagtaCAGTAACATGTCAGATATGATCACACAATAAAATTACCAGGTTGctgaacacatttttttctttattaaacacaaacaattatcATATTGTTCAGATAAATCCCAACTTCACTCAACTAAAAAAGTCATTGGAAATGCtttgcaaaaaaatattttctataaCATGAAGGTAATGCATATACCTAAAATCAAAACTGTTCTCAACCTTTACATGTGTATGCTTTGACTAATCTTTACCAAATTTGGTAAAATTACCTGTCATCTGTCAATTTTGAATCAAGACTGATGAATATTTATGTATTCTTCTTGACTCTTTTGTTTTTGCGATGTAAAGTGAACAAACCTTTTAAATTTTAGTTAACAAAAATTTGCAAACTGGTCAGATGGACACAAAACCATTGAGCATGTAGTTttgaagaatagagtccaacccttatccaggagtacggtactagagctgagactgtgcgtggaggtaagccccaccagattgTTCcaggagaggaaaataaaaaaaaaatcgaactTAACTTCGctttattactttatatatAACTTTTTAATATCCTCAGATTTGTTATTGTGTGCTGGACGTCGCATACTTTTTTAAGTACAGTCTCTggagcaaataaaaaataaaaactttgtgttcatcctatcTGGTttatacggtggccctgagagctcaacgaacagcaacttaagaaaacacatgcatgttgacaaaacacatgcaagttgaaaaaacacaagcaaagtaagaaaacatctccatcaatttcacaacacaacacaacacattacagaaacgcgtaGCAAATAGTCACACACGCTgtaaatagacacacgcgcagcaaatagacaaacgcactgcaaatagacaaacgcgctgcaaatagacaaacccGCTGCAagtagaggagaaaacacaacggaagtgtttccagaggacagctaaaagtgatggacactgctgccatagcagacacaaaaacgtccaatacaccatacaaattcggttccacTGTATGGTGCTGAACTTaacaaatatgaaaactgatttgttaagttcagcgttcgcgaaacatatgaataacactgtactgtacagccactgcagaggggctgaagagctgtGTTCGGCAGACCCCTGTGTGGACCCGAATTTGCatgatgtattggacgttttagtgtctcctgtggcagcagtgtccatcacttttagctgtcccctggaaacacttccgttgtgttttctcctctacttgcagcgcgtttgtctatttgcagcgcattTTTCTATTTGCTGCACCTtactgtaatgtgttgtgttgtgaaattgaagaagatgttttcttactttgcttgtgttttgtcaacttgcatgtgttttcttaagttgctgtttgttgagctctcagggccaccgtagggGTTTATCTGTAATGCACATTTTgtagtgaatgtttttttaattcaaatgaaaGTGAATTAGCTTTTTTACTTTGCTTTATTATGTATCAATTCAATGTTATATTAAAAGATGCcaatcattaaaaacataataaatgtgataaaacTCAGTATCTAGTGTCAATCACCATCTGAATCTCATTCAGGTAACAATCTATGTAGTCTCTCTGGTCCGAGGGATCCCAGTTCTGTTTGTGCTCTTCAACCTCTCCTCTTATGAAGTCCTTCACTTGACTCCAGATCTGCTGGTCTCATTAGCAGAGGGAACGAGTTGTAAAACTGCAGAGTGGGACAACAACATATAAGAACATCTCCTAAATATTTTCGATTTACTTAGTGTCCAAACAGATTGCCTGGCATGAATGTTAAGCTGCTCCACAATGGAAAATAcactgcagagaaagaggacacaGGGGTTTTGATAAGCAGATAAAAAATGGGTACCTGTTCCCAGATGGACCCTTGGATCTGGAGGCCTTTCGGTAACAGCTTCATCATTTTCAGGAACATTTCATCACCGTACTCGAAGCGATGACCGAAAATCAGGGAGCAGATGATGTTGGAGACGGCGTTGTTGATGGGGAGGTATGGATTGAACGGTTTACCTTCACCATTGAGCAGGAAATCATCATTAGTATGtctttatatattattgttCATCATAAACAGGCCTCTATGTGTCATCCACTCACCTTTTTGGGAAATTAATTCCTCTGCACAATGCGTAAATTCATCCAGGATGACAGGTTCAAGTGACTTCTTTGCTAATCCAAAGATTCTGAGGGTTGAGAGGGCAAAACGCCTCTGCTGCTTCCAGAGGTTCCCGTTGCTGAAGTTTATGCCTGATGGGAAAGAGTGAGATTAACTCTTCAAAATTAATATAACATATTTTGCACTCTGTGATACTAAGAAAATACATTCAAAATTTCAGATGCAATACACTACGACTAATGTTATCAGGTCTTTAACAATCGTTCAGGTGTACACTGGTATAAGGACAAAAATGAGATTAACATAGTGGGACGAACATGAATCTTCAAATCTTTcaaaattgtgttgatgtttcatGTCCTGTCACCTTGTTTGTGGACTATTTCCACTGTCAGAGGGAGGTCAGGTCGCTCTGCCAGGCTGTCTCCCTGAGTCACCAGAGCTTCTTTCAGAACCTCATACCTGTTCAACACCACCATCCACTCAGAGCCCATTCTCAGGCTGAACACGTCCCCATATCTTCTCCCTAACTGTGAGGAGGTTTGAGAGACAAGGTTGAGCATTGATGCTACCTGATACAACAGAAACCAGAGGGACAAATCCTATCATTGGTTGACTCACCTCTGTCAGACTTTCGTGAGTCCTGCTGTGGTCCACGGTGAATATGTTGCCCACAACAGGAAGTGCCCAGGGTCCTGGAGGGAAGCTGGCCGCCCGACGGTTCTTGATATAATCTGTGGTGAGAGGGAAAACTGCCAAGAAGAGCAGCAGACTTTTCACATCCCAGTCAACGTAGGATCCAATCACAGAGAAGATGGAACCCATTCTGTAAAAAGGTCGACTCAGACTTGTCAAATGTTTTCGTGAGGCATTAGGTTGATATGTTCCCAGAtatcttccttctctcctgttAGGCTGCAGTTTGCTATGTTGTATCTTTACCAACGCATCTATCATATGTACTGGACTCTGACCTCATCCGTTGTGAGTCCGGCATTAATAAGACATGCGTAAATGGAATAGTCAATGTTGCTGCAATAAACAAAAactttgtttctattttattgtatacatatatcatatattgtctctatttatatatatatatatatatatatatatatatatatatatatatatatataggttgCGCTTTCGAGGTTACACATGTGAGATTTCTGCAGAGGAGTAAATGAAGatagaacaaaaataaatgtgaagcaGTGTAAAGATTTTATTTCTTCTACTATGTCACTGTAGGTATTTGTTTAATCTAAATATTATGAATAAagctattttttaaatgtgaacttGTTGTCTTTCTCTCCAAGATCGTAGAACATAACGATGAGATAAGACACTGATATGCAGAGATAGGACTTTAATCAATGTTCACGATTCCAATCACTCACAGGTGTTAAATGGGGCGAACACATGTCAGGCTGTTGTGTCTTGCACAAcatacaaaaagagaaatgtctttCAGGCCTGTATTCATGCAAACTGGCACAGGAGTAGATATCCATTAAACAACTGTTTAAATATTATTGTATGCGTTTTAGCTTCATTGTAACAATGGACACTGTTCAGTGCATTAATGGATGCAGTAATATTGCAGTTTTATGCTAAGTGCCTCACAGACATTTGTAATtatatcttagtgaggacactaaTCGGCATAATACATTTCCCTTACCTCAACTTTAACCATCCAAACGAAAtgcctgaccctaaccctaacctaaacattattctgaccctaaccctaaaactaagtctttgaaaaagtaaagatgtcctcactttccaaaaatgtcctcactctgtaggatCTATGGTCCTCACAAAGGAACACAcgtaaaaagacacaaaaattgATCAGTGGGGGCCACGTGCTGTAGAGGTGATGCAGTAAATATTATGCTGTAATACTACCTTTCCACACAGGGTGGCAGTGTATCgttttgtaattttttaatGACGGGCAGTAGATGATTCTTACatccaaataaaatgtgtgactTGTTAAAGGGATGggtcacccaaaaatgaaaattcactctattatctactcacaactatgccgatggagaggCAACAATGTTGTTACCCCTGAAACTTCAAATGTGCTTTGTGgagtcaaacacttcacccactcctccgTAGGTAAAGAGGTGACTAGATactgagtgcattttcattttgagaTATAGTATTCCTTTAATCTAAAAAACAGAGGCAATATAGTAACAACAAGTGACAAGTTTGGAAAAACTGCTACTGAGGAGGTGGGTTTGTAGATGTACATGCAACTATTcaaattgtaattttaaatattgtttttactaATTGAAGTTTaagatttaataaatatttggacaGTAAAATGTGCGTTTTAATGAACTCGACGGTAATcttgatgtgttttattttgaaagtgcacCAAGCGGAAAACACTGTGGTGTGTTTCCTGACCCGCAGCTCGTTTGACCGGTCGTGTCCTCCAGCAGGTCATCTCAGGACAGCTACAGTCTAACCATGGTTTTCGAGGAGAAGATGATCACGAATGGAGAGCCCGAGGATGTAAGTAGCTTTTACTGACTCAACACAACTCTGCTCTGCTAGTAACCTTGGGATGTGTGTGCCGAGAAGCTAGCACAACCCGGCTAACTAAGCTACACGAACTGCTAGCTTGTGTTAGCGTTAGCCACCGGAGCCGTCCAGGAATGTGTAGAAACTAATTTGTGTAGCTTCGACGCACATTTATCATCTGTGTCGTTTGTTTACCAGCTAGTGATGAAGTTCATGCTGAAGTGAAGCTGCCGTTTGTCTGATTGTTAGAAGACAAAGATTTAACTGGGTTGgtttgggtgtgtgtctgtttcaggaggaagaagaagaggaggaggaggatgaagaggacaTGGTGGTATGTTCATCAAAATACGATACGTGACCCTCAAATTCCCAGTGGAGGACAGGCATTTTGTAGAGGAACAAGCTGGTGTTTGGATCTCTGAACAAGACCTCTTGTTTACGCTCCCTTCTCATGAACACTGAACCAGAGCTTTCTCC
The nucleotide sequence above comes from Platichthys flesus chromosome 9, fPlaFle2.1, whole genome shotgun sequence. Encoded proteins:
- the LOC133960227 gene encoding cytochrome P450 2J6-like: MDSIFSVIGSYVDWDVKSLLLFLAVFLLTTDYIKNRRPASFPPGPWALPVVGNIFTVDHSRTHESLTELGRRYGDVFSLRMGSEWMVVLNRYEVLKEALVTQGDSLAERPALPLPVESCNGLGLVFSESHIWRPQRRFALSTLRHFGLGKRSLEPVIRDEFTHCAKEFSDNKGKPFDPHLTINNAISNIICFLVFGHRFEYSDETFMKMLKLIGKGFQIEASIWAQLYNSFPLLMRRLPGPHQKVKHIWSEVGDFIRVELEEHKQNWDPSDQRDYIDCYLNEMNKAQADDSFDEENLVMSILDLFVAGSETTSSTLLWAFLYMANNPEIQEKVQAEIDRVIGQSRLPYMEDCANLPYTYAVVHEVQRMGNIVPLSLPHLTTRDLQLRGYTIPKGVTIIPNLTSVMFDKNEWETPFTFNPGHFLNEEGKFVKKAAFMPFSAGKRMCLGESLAKMELFLFFTSFMQHFTFSMPAGVKSELEYCFGLTLAPRPYELCVSPR